In Paludibaculum fermentans, the genomic stretch CTGGAGGTGTTGCGGCCGCACCGGGGGGAAGTGCTTTTCCCCTCCGAAGGACACTTCGCCTAGATGACGCCGGGCTTGTCGAGAATGATGGTGAGTTGGGCGGGGTCGTCACCCGCCGGCAGCGAAACCTCACCATCCGCAATGCGCCGATTCCTCTGTTTCGGATCATCGTCGATGAAGGCGCGGGCACGAATCTGGTACTCAAGCCCCTTCAAGCAGGGCAAGCTGACCGTTGCATCGTACTTCAAATCCTCAACGCCCGCGGAGTGGCCTTCATTCCTGAGAAATACGGCTACGCGCACGTTCGAGGCAGGACTGCCACCCGGCCACCTGACTGTGACCTGCACAGTGCGTGGCTGCAGCCGTGCAGGCAACCGCAAGATGAGCCCCTCCCTCTGTTCGGACGGGTTCAGTCGAATGAGTTGGGCGGAATCGCGATTCGGCGTACCTGGGAAGTATGTCGTTGCAAATGGCAAAGCTGGCGTAGGCCGCTCGGTGAGGTTGACACCCAGCAGAAAGTCACCACTGGAAAGATCCTTAAACTCAAACTCCCCTTGCGCTCCAGTGACGATGGACTGGCTCAAGTCGTATCGCACCTTCCCATCAGCCAGTAGCCGGGCGACCTGTACTTCCAGGCCGGCTTCGGGCTTGCCATCCGAGCTGAGCGCTTTTCCCGCAATGCGGCCCGTTGTGAAGAGCCCGGCATCGAGATAAGCGCAGCCGCCAGGGGCGACCTGAATCGAGATTGTCCCCCAGGAGAAGCTATAGTTCTCGAGGCTAGCGGAAAACGCGTAGCGGCCTGCCGGGATACCGGTGATCTCGTATTCCCCATTCGCGTTGGATGTGGCGGTGTAGGCCCCGTTCTCACCCTGTGCCGTGACCGTTACCCCGGCCAGTGGAGGCTCATGAAATGGGCTGGAAAACCGGCTGTAGTGTTCCAGAATCCGTCCGTAGAGCCGGGTCGTAGTTCTGCCTGCGCGCCATTCCCGGAGCCACTGCAGATCGCTCAGCGCCCTGTCGGCAGAGCGGGAGCCGGAGCAACCCCCTGTGACATAGATCAAGGGTGGATGATCCGCATCAAAACCTGGCGGCATCGGCTTGGGACGTCCGAGTGAATCCCGCCATGCCGACTTAGTGGCAGCGGAAGGAGGGCGCTGCGTCAAGGGACCCGAAGCGAACATGAGGTAACGGCCGCCGACCGGAAAGTTGTGATAACAGCTTGTGTAGCTGCTGGGGTCGATCCACACCTCAGTTGTCCCTTCCGGCAGACCCTGGAAGGCTTCCTCGACGGTGAACCGGATTAACGTGCCCTGGTCAAAGCGGCCCGATCCGTCGTCATTGGAAAAGACGACTCGCCCGGCGAAGATGACCGATCGCGAACCGACGCGCGAACACGCCGGCGCCTCGGCGCCAGGGCCGCAGGAACAAGCCGCGAGGGACGGAGCGAAAGCGGAGGCTGTGAGAAGGAATACAACGAGAGATCTGACCATATTCTTCGAGATCCGTTGTAATTGTAGCGGTGTTTCGTTCAGGGCGGTGCGGTGAATGAGCCCGCGGCGATTCACTGTTCCGCCGGAGGGCTGCCGCCGGGGGAACCTGGCCTGAGCAAACGGCGCCGGACGGGCCGAGCCGTGCACTCCCTGAACGTCGGCGCCGGGTTCCCTCTCGTGCCCCTATCGCCCTGGTTTGGCTCCTGACCACGATCCTTACTTCGGGTCGGGTATGGTCAGCGGAGTGTCCTTGGAATCGACAACGAAGACAGCCAACAGGCTGGCGGGAGCCTTGTCGCTGGCATTCTCACTGATGCGGTGATGGGCGCCAGGTGGTTCGTAGAAGCCCTCGCCGGCACGAAAGACTTTCGCGGGCTGATCGTCCACCTGGCTGCGGATGGAGCCTGACAACACGTAGGCATAGATGAACGCGGACCCGGCATGGTGATGAGCCGGCGACTTGGCTCCGGGTGGGTAGGTGACGACGACGGCAACCATTGACTTCCCTTCGGCGTTGGGGAGGGCGTGTTGGAAGACAGATTTCACCTGCTCGGCCTTCTGCGCCAGTCCGGGGGGAACTGCTACCGAAAAGGCCGCTAGCGCGAGCCATAAGAAGTTTGAGCGCATTGTTCTCCGCATACTGCCTCCTTCCTCTGAGATGCCGGAACTGCCTGCATCGCACGCACTATTTCGAATCGGGAAAGGGAGACTCAAGAATCGACTCACACATGTTTGGGTTCTGAAAGCCGGGGATAAAGCGCTGACAGACAGCCGCGTTCACGGTGCCGTATGTGGGCTCCGGCTTGTGCGCAAAGCCCGCGAAATAGGTCTCGAGAAAGCCTTCCTTGAAGTGCTTGCGCGGGTATTTCGCTACGATATCGTGGCACAGGTCCGAAGGAAACTCTTCGAACCCTTTCCCGAGGACTTCGAGGCCGGCACCCGAATACAGCAGTGCGATTTCGGGGCGCATGTGGTGTGTGATCCCCGGGGTGGTGTGCAGGGCGATCGCCTGCCATGCGGTTTGAATCTGATCCTCGGGGACCTTGTGCGCGGAGAGGAACTGACGCGCGGCGTTTGCGCCGTCGACTTCAAAGCGTTCGTGGGGACTGGAGAATTTACCGGTAAGACCCAGATCGTGAAATGCGGCGGGGACATAGAGCAGTTCCGGGTCGAAGCAGCGCTTCTGCTGACGGCCCTGCTCGGCGGCGAAAAGGTAGACGCGCGTGGAGTGATTGAAGAGCAGGTCGATGGCATGCTCCCGCAGGGTCTGCGTGGCCTCCTTCGCGAGCAAGGAATCGGGAATGGCCAGGGCTGAATTGAAGACTGACATGGGATTGTTGCTGCATCCTTTCCAGGTAAATGCTGGACCGTGTGAGGGACCGTGGGCCGGGCCAGCTACCGCGCCTTCGTGATCCGGGCGAATTCCGTGATCCCTCCGGCTGCCGCGGGCCTGTTGGCGTCACTCACAACTCCACTGCAGGGTCAGGCGGGCCAACGGGCCACGACGCGGATCAGCCAATTTAGGACATGGCCCCGTCGGCGGGCAGCGGCCGCCGGAAGCGTTCCTTGTATTGTCCAGCGGTCACGTGGAGCACGCGCGAGAAGGTCCGGCGCATGGCATCGGCTGATCCGAAGCCGCAGCGGTCGGCGATCTCCTTGAGGCCGAGGTCCGAGTTGTCGATCATCTGTTGGGCGGCTTCCACGCGCATCCTGTCGACGAACTGACCCGGATTCATGTTGGTTTCGCGTAGGCAGACGCGCGTGAAGTGCCGGGGACTCATGCCGATGCGGCCAGTAAGCTTTTCCACCGTAAGATCTTCGCGCAGATTCCGCAGCATCCAGCCCTGCAGTTCGCGCAGTGGCTTGGAGGTCACTGCCTGGTGAGAGAGCATGTGGCTGAACTACGACTGGCCGCCCGGGCGGACGAGGAACATGACCAGGGTTCTTGCGATGCGCAGGGCCACTTCATGGCCATGGTCTTCTTCCACCAGCGCGAGGGACAGATCGATTCACGCGGAGATGCCCGCGGAGGTGTAGATGTTCCCGTCCTTGATGAAGATGAGGTCAGGGCGAACGCATTTTCGGGCGACCGGCCGCGGCACAGGACCGCAGCGCCCGCGCTCCGGCGCTCTGCCCGTGCCCAGTCTCTGCTTTGTAGGATTTTGCTAATTACCCGTAGCTTCTCTCTCACGGATTCCCGGTGGCCGCAGTTAGGATTGCTACATGAGTGAAACACAACTGAAGACAAACGAACGCACCGCCCTGCGGGGCTCCACCTGGTTCATCACGGGCATCGGCCGTGGTTTGGGCCGCCACATCGCCCTGGAGGTGCTGCGCGGTGGCGGCCGTGTAGCCGGCACGGTCCGCAGCCGGGCGCACGCCGAAGAGTTGCACCGGCAGTTCCCGGGCCAGCTTTGGACAGCGGAGCTCGACTTGTCGGATTTCGCCAAAATCCCAGCGACCTTCCAGGCGGCTGCCGCGCACTTCGGCCGCATCCATGCTGTTGTGAACAATGCCGCCTACAGCCTGCTGGGCGCAGCGGAGGAGCTCGAACTCGAAGCCATCAACCACATTATTGCCACCAACATGACAGGTTCGATCGAACTGGCGCGGGCCGCGGTGGCGCACATGCGGCCGCTGGGCGGGGGCCGTCTGCTCCAGGTTTCCAGCAGCGCCGGTCAGGCAGCCTTCGCCGGCCTGTCTTTGTACTGCGCCACCAAGTGGGGCATTGAAGGCTTCATCGAATCGCTTGCCCAGGAGGTTGCCGGATTCGGAATCCAGACGACCCTGGTGGAGCCCGGCACGATCCGGACGGACTTCGGCTCCTCGGGCGTGCTGAGTCCGGAGCTCGATGCCTATCGCGACGGCCCGGTGGGCATGATGCGGCAGATGGCAACCGGCGGCTACCTGGCTCCGGGCGATCCGGCGAAGATGGCCAAAGCGATTGTCGCCACATTCGAAGCCGAAGCCGCCCCGCCGCGCCTCGCGCTGGGCCAGGACGCCTATGGTTACATCAAGGCCGCGCTGTTGAGCCGCCTGGATCAACTGGAAAAGTACAAGGTTGTCGACACCGACTGCGACCCGGCGCCCGATGCAGCGGTCTCCGGCCAGTAACATGGAGGGGATGGGGCGCGACGCGAAATCACTGCTCAATGAGGCCAGGCGGATCCTGGCGCGCCATTGCCGCCAGGACGGCCTTGCCATGCAGGTTCTGCCCGGCCTGCACCTGATGCGCTTCGGCTGGAAGAGCCAACCGCTGGTCTCGACCCAGTTCCCCTGCATGGCGCTGGTGCTGCAAGGCGCCAAGAGCGTGGAATTCGGGACGGTCCATCTCGAATATGGGGAGGGACAGTACCTGCTGACCTCGATTGACGTACCCGCCACCTCGCGGATCGTCCATGCCAGCCGGACGCAACCGCTGCTGGCCATCGGCGTGGATCTCGACCTGCTGGAACTCGACCAATTGGTGCAGCGCTGCGGCGACCTCCCGCGCCTGCCTCCGCAGCCGGGGATCAGCATCTTCGAAGCCGATTGCGATCTACTGGAGGCCGTGGTGCGGCTGCTGCGCCTACTGGATACTCCGCAACATGCGGGGCCCCTGGCTCCGCTGGTGCGGCAGGAGATCCTCTACCGCCTGCTGACTGGCGCCGCGGGCGCACGCCTGCTGGAGATCTGCCGTGATGGCAGCCCTTCCAACCGGATTGCTTCGGCCACCCGGTGGATCCAGCAGCACTACGCAGAAGGGTTCCTGGTGGCCGATCTCGCTCATCATCTCGGCATGAGCCCGACCTCGCTCCACCAGCACTTCAAGGCGGTCACGGGCCTGACCCCGATTCAGTACCAGCGGCGCATCCGGCTGCAGGAGGCGCGCAAGAGCCTGTTGCTGGAGTCGCTCAACATCGGCGAAGCCAGCGTGCGGGCCGGGTATGAGAGCCACTCGCAGTTCAGCAAGGACTATCGCCGGTACTTTGGCCGCCTGCCCAAGGACGACCTGGCTGCGCACTCACGCGGAGCGGTGCCGCTGCAGGCATATTTACCGGAAACCGCAGCACAGGCTTAACCGGCCGCCGGTAGGGGGAAGCCGCATTCCCTGCCCTGGCAGCGGGCGCTCGCGAGCAAATCCGCAGCCTACCGGCCGGGGGCACACACGGCGTTACTTCGCCCAGGACAGCACGCGCCGATCCAGTGCTGGATTCGGCATCTGACAGTCCGCCGATATTGCGGACCCGCGGAGCGCGGCCTGCCCGGTCAGGCTATCGCACCAGCACCACGGGGGCGTTGGCGGAGCCACTGATGGTATCGAGGAACTTCTTCAGCTCAGTGTATTGGGCGGACGGCACGGTTTGGGCGGGCAGTTCCAGGGTCCGGCGGAACTGGATGGCCTGGCCTTCCTGGGTCCACGCGGCCTCGTACTTGCCATAGGGCGAGTCGATGTGGATGGGCGAAGGCAATTCATCGACCTTGAACTCGGCCGGAATCTGGACGCGGACCGTCTCGCTGAGCGCGTCGGTATCGACCACAATGGGGTATTTGCGGGTTTTCGAGACCAGGCGCCAGTCGTCGTACTCCAGGAGCCCGGCCTTGAAGATGAGCATGCGCGGCTGTGGCCGCTGGGCGAAGTGCGGGGAGGCAAAGCGGCCGCGGACCACGAACTGGCCGGCGGAATCTTCGACCTCGAGGCCCGAGGAGGTGGCGCCCTGAACGCTGCGTCCGACCCAGCGCTCCATGCGTTTCTCGTAATCGGTTTTGCCGAGTGAGCGGTATTCGCCGACGGCCCCAGCCAGGGCCTCGCCGGTCCGTTTGTCGGTGAACTTGCCTTCGATGGCGCCGTCGGCGGTGAGGACGGCTTCCACGAAACGATCGTGCGCGGCCGCGACAGGTGGGGCGGATGGCGCGCGAACGAGGCCGCCGTCAACGGGTGCGCCAACCAGGGCGAAGCTGTCCTGCTCGTGGTCGGGCAGGAAGCCGGGCTTCACGTACGGGTCGGTGGGATCGAAGAAGAGGAGCCGGCCGAGCTTGGGGTGTTCGAGCACGGCGGGCTCGCGGGTCTCGGGAGCGACGCGAATCGCGGAGATGGCGTGGTTGAAGGCGCCCAGGGACGGCCACTCCTGGGTGACATGGGTCCGGTCGCCGGAGTAGATGGCCACGGGGTATGAGGTGATACCGACGGCCCTGAGCATGGCGCGTGTGAGGTTCACTTTGTCCTTGCAGTCGCCGTAGAGTTTCTTGAAGACCTGCTCCGCCGCGTGGGGACGGTAGCCGCCGCCCTTGGCGAGGTTGGTCTGGACGGAAACATAGTTGACCTGCTGGGTGAAGCGGCCGATGGCGCGGATCTTGTCCATCTCGGTGGTGGCGCCCTCAACCAGGCTGCGGGCCTTGGCGGTGATGAGTTCGCCGGGGTCCGACTGGGCGTCGTTCAGCTCCGCCAGGAGGCCGGCTGCGTCGGTCCAGGAGAGTACCGGATGTTTGCCGCCGGGACCAACCAGGTTCACGCCAACCCACGGCGCCACGCTGAGAAAGCTGGGCGAGGCGGGTTCCGGTTCCATCGCCGGCAGGTTCTCCATGTGCCAGGTGTAGCTTCCGTCCGCAAGGGTCTCCTTGGGCGCGCCATTGAAAGCCTTGGACCGGACCTCCCAGCCGGCGGGCACGGTGACGCGGAAGCGCGCCAGGCGGACGGGGGTACCGTCCTGGAAGTGGAAGGAGATCTGGTTCGCGAAGGACTGATACTCGATAACGGACTCATAGGCGAAGATGGCGCCGGGCTCGGCGTCGCGTTTGCCGGAGACAAAACGGCGGCGGCACTCATTGTAAATGTCGTTGCCGGCACAGGCGACATCGACGATCTCATCCTTGCCGTACTTTTTGATCTTGCCGGAGGGAGGCAGCATCCAGGCCCGGAAGTCGCGCACTTTGCCGGAGACGGAATCATAGGAATCGAAGAACGCGACATCGCCGCCCTGCGGGTTGAGGATTTTGATGGCGGTGCGCGTGGTGGTGGTGAGGCGGCCTGTTTCGGCCATGGCCGTATGCTCCTCATTCAGCAGCACGACGTTGTTCACCTTGGCCGGGTAGTTTGGCAGCGTGACGGTGCTCAACTCCTTGAGCCAGGCAGGAGTCTCGTCCGCGGCCTGGAGCAATCCGGGTGCGAGGATCGCGAACGCGGCAACGGGAAGTAGCGTCCTACTTAGCATCGCCGGCCGCCTTCAGGGCAATCGTATAGCCGTCCTGCTCCTGCACGAAGTCGAAGATCTGCTTCATCTTGGGGTAGGCTTCGACCGGAAAGATGATGCGTTTGTTGGTGCCCCATACGAACTTGCGATGGTAGATCAACCGGCGGCCGTCGACGGTCTTGCGGACTTCGACGGAGTAGTTGCCGACGTCGGCGATATTGGTGCTGATGGGCTTCACCGGCTGATCGAGTTCCCAGCCCTCCGGCAGGTCGATATTGATCTCATCGTCTTCAATCCAGCCATAGTTGAAGTAGATGTCCCATTTGCGGGTTGTATCCGTGAAGATCGGATTGGCGTTGCGCTGGAAGTAGGCCGGCTGCAGCAGGATGCGCTTGCCGGTGCGGGTGGCGTAGGCGGGGACGGTGACCTTGTGTTCCACAACGAATGGTTTGTAGGGATCAGCCACGTCGCGCATTTGAAAGTCCGCCAATTCCGCGGTGTTGAGCCGGCCCTGGATATCCTTCTTCCAGTCCTCCTCCTGCTGCGCGGGAGTCATGTCCTCGTAGTAGCTCTTCTGGCCTCGGGCGGCATGGCCCGTGTAACTGTAGCGGACGGTGCCTTCCAGTGAACCATCGGGGAGCAGTTTGAAGTCCCCATGGCGGCTGCGCAGCGAGCGGGCTGGCTCAGAGTAAGGGGTGTCGACGAAGAATCCGCCCTTGGGGTCGGAGATGAGCGCGTGCCCCAGTTCCTCCTGCCAGCGGAGCATGCCGTGGTCCAGGTAGGGGGTGGAAGGGTCGAAGAAGGCCCATTGCTCGTTTACCTTGACGGCGACGCTGAAGTTGTTCAGGAAGTAGGTGAGCGGCAGGCTCATATTAAAGAACGTGTCACCGCGGTCACTCAGCCTGGTGATGCGCGCGTCGAAGCCGGCGGCATTGGCCAGGGCGGCGAAGAGCAGGTTGATGTCCATGCCGCTGCCAGCCTTCTGCTCCAGCGTGTCTCCGGGCGATTCGTTCACCTTGATCGCCTTGCGCTCAGCGGCCGTGAGATGAACGGTTCGGCTGTCCAGATTGCGGACCTTGGTGCGGCAGAACTTCTCGATGACGGCGATTTTCTCTTCCGGTTTCTCGACGCCGGTGACCAGTTCCGCGGCTGTGCGTTTGACCAGGCCATCGGCCTTCATGCGCTGTTTGAAACGGGTATGGTCCTCGCGTCCGACGGTTTTCCAGTACTTTTCCGCATCGATCTTCTTGTCTTCCTCGTAATAGATGAGCATCCAGGCCCGCAGTTGGTCTTCTGGCGGGGCATAGCGTTCATCGCGGAAGGCGGGCATATTGCTGAGAGTGACGGCGTAGAATCCGTTCGGTTCCTGCTTGAAGGGCGGCACCTGGCAGTTCATCGGCAGGGTCCGCATCCCGTAAGGGAGCCAGGGAATGCTCAGCGGCTTCAGGTGATAAGTGACGCTCCACAGCGGCAACTCGCGCTGGAGGTAGAGGCGCATGTGGGAGGCGATTTCGTTATCCCGGATCTCGCGGTACCGGTATTCGATGATATCGCCGACCTCCACGTTCGGCATGGTGAAGGCCTTGCCGCGCACTTTGAAACCCTTGGTTTTGGCGAGGTCGCGATCGAAGATGGAGTCCTTTTTCAGCTCGATGATGTTGCCATTAGCCTTGATGGTGCGGCCCGCCACGTCGATGATGCGGCGCTTGCCGGACTGTTCGATCTCAACGGTGGCGTACTTCTCCTTGCCGCGATCCGTGAAAATCTTGATCCGGATGTAGTGGTTCATCGTGAGCTGGAGGTCGCCGCCTTGGAGGCTATCCTCGATCTTGATGTCCCAGAAAATGGCTTCCGCGTCGGCTCCGCTCTCCACTTTGGGTGTTTTTTGCGCGAGCTCATTGGAATCAATGGGGCGCCAGTCGGCTGCCGGGAGCAGGGAGGAAAAGAAGAAAACAAAGAGGGACGTTACTGATGCGCGACCGTTCATAAGACCTCAGCGAGACAAGCTGTGTTTACTGTAACTGATCCGAACACTTCCTCGTTACTGCCTAAACGCCTACGACATAATAAATTGCACTCGGAAAAGAAATGTGATTTTATGTCTAGATGAAGACGCGGCCAGCCGGCGGAGTCCGGACGCAGATGGAGATTCTGGAGCAGGAGATCCACGGCTCGGACGAAGCCCGGTACGGCCACCGGCTGCATGGGGTGCTGCTGGTGGCGCGCGGCATGAGTTGCCGGCAGGCGGCCGCGCTACTGGGCGATTCCACGCGCGCGGTGCGCTATTGGGTAAGCAACTTTGAGCGGCACGGCCTGGAAGGACTGCGGGAAGGCGAACGCGCAGGCTGCCCGCCGCGTCTGAGCGACAGCCAGCGGAAGATGGCCGGGCAGGCGCTACGCGCGGCTCCGGCGACCGCCGGTGTGGCGGCCACTCGCTGGAACGGGCAGGCATTGTCGGATTACCTGCGAAACAAGTTCGGGGTAAATCTGGGTGTGCGGCAGTGCCAGCGGCTGCTGCCGGCGCTGGCAGGGCGATCCAAAGCCGCGAGCACAGACACATGAAGTTATATTCAGAAATGGTGACGCAGGCCGGACAGGCTTGTTGTTTTCATCGGCATTTATTTTTGACGTCTAGGAGAGCATTCAAGCGTGCTCCAACGCGGATCCGGTAGTCTTTGGCCCAATCCTGATTCCGACCTCTCCGCGTTCGGGCTTCAGTTGGCCATATTCAGGGGAAAATGCGGGCTCGCCGTCCAGGAACACCCAAGCTGGATTCATTCGTTCCTGGACGGTAACATCCAGTTCGCAGACGGAGATTCCTTGCGCGGACGCCGTGCCGGGAAAGTCCGGAGCTTCACTGGCGGATCCGGGCGCGAATGCCGAGGGCTCCGGAGCAAGATTCCGTTGAATGGGCAAGCAATTGCCGCTTCCGGGAAAGCGGATCGTCACCCGTTCGACACATAAGAACGACTAGCCCGCCGTTTATCCGGTGAACTTTCGCTGGCGGCATCAGCCCGTCAAATCTCGCCTTGCTTCGCTGCGAGGGCGGCGGCTTCGGCGGCGCGATACGCCAGGGCCTGGATCGTGGCGGTGGGCTGCTGGCGGCCGCTGGTGACCAGGCTGCTGCCGTCCACGATAAACAGATTGGGCACATCGTGCGCACGGTTGAAGCGGTTGACCACGGAGCGCGCCGGATCGTTGCCCATGCGCATGGTCCCCATGAGATGCGCACTGACCCCGATGTCGTCCACGGGATAACTCCAAACTTGAGTCGCGCCCGCCGCCTCCAGGATTTCTACCTGGCGCTGGCGAGCCCACTCCAGGTTCTTTCTGTCGTCGGGATGGAGCTGGTAGGTGAGCCGCGGCACCGGCAGGCCCCAGGCATCTTTCACTGTGGGGTCAAGATCCACCCGGTTTGCCTCCACCGGTAACGAAGTGGTGTGCGACAGCGTGGAGAAGGTGTGGTTGAAGTAGTGGCCGAGCATCTTCTTGTACTCGGAGCCCCATTGGGGGCCGGAAGGCGGGAGGCCGTCCAGGCCGAAACTGATCGGGAACCAGTTGAACCGGGCATCGATGCCGGCGCCGCCATAGAAGCCGCGCTTGGGGTCGGCCGCGTAGTAATCATGTATCACGCGGGACACCTGCACGCTCTTGTACTCGTTCAAAGGATGTTCAAACAGGCCGCTCACGAAGGCGCCCAGGTCCCACATAAAGTTCTTCCCGACCATGCCGCTGGAATTCGCGAGGCCGTGGGGAAATCGTTTCGACGGCGACATCAACAGCAGCTTGGCCGACTCGACACCATTGGCGGAAAGGACAACGGCCCGGGCCCGCTGGAAGACTTCGCGGCGCTGGGCATCGTAATAGATCGCGCCGGTGACCCGGCCCGCGTCATTGCTTTGGATCCGGCGCACGTAGCAGCCGGAGCGGATTTCGCAGCGGCCTGTCTTTTCGGCGAGGGGGATGACCGAGGCCAGGGTGCTGGATTTGGCCCGCATCTCACAGCCGAAGGTTTCGCACCATCCGCAATGGCTGCAAGCCCCGCGGCCGCGATAGGGTTGCGAGAGGACG encodes the following:
- a CDS encoding MSCRAMM family protein translates to MVRSLVVFLLTASAFAPSLAACSCGPGAEAPACSRVGSRSVIFAGRVVFSNDDGSGRFDQGTLIRFTVEEAFQGLPEGTTEVWIDPSSYTSCYHNFPVGGRYLMFASGPLTQRPPSAATKSAWRDSLGRPKPMPPGFDADHPPLIYVTGGCSGSRSADRALSDLQWLREWRAGRTTTRLYGRILEHYSRFSSPFHEPPLAGVTVTAQGENGAYTATSNANGEYEITGIPAGRYAFSASLENYSFSWGTISIQVAPGGCAYLDAGLFTTGRIAGKALSSDGKPEAGLEVQVARLLADGKVRYDLSQSIVTGAQGEFEFKDLSSGDFLLGVNLTERPTPALPFATTYFPGTPNRDSAQLIRLNPSEQREGLILRLPARLQPRTVQVTVRWPGGSPASNVRVAVFLRNEGHSAGVEDLKYDATVSLPCLKGLEYQIRARAFIDDDPKQRNRRIADGEVSLPAGDDPAQLTIILDKPGVI
- a CDS encoding cupin domain-containing protein; translated protein: MRSNFLWLALAAFSVAVPPGLAQKAEQVKSVFQHALPNAEGKSMVAVVVTYPPGAKSPAHHHAGSAFIYAYVLSGSIRSQVDDQPAKVFRAGEGFYEPPGAHHRISENASDKAPASLLAVFVVDSKDTPLTIPDPK
- a CDS encoding DUF3857 domain-containing protein — encoded protein: MLSRTLLPVAAFAILAPGLLQAADETPAWLKELSTVTLPNYPAKVNNVVLLNEEHTAMAETGRLTTTTRTAIKILNPQGGDVAFFDSYDSVSGKVRDFRAWMLPPSGKIKKYGKDEIVDVACAGNDIYNECRRRFVSGKRDAEPGAIFAYESVIEYQSFANQISFHFQDGTPVRLARFRVTVPAGWEVRSKAFNGAPKETLADGSYTWHMENLPAMEPEPASPSFLSVAPWVGVNLVGPGGKHPVLSWTDAAGLLAELNDAQSDPGELITAKARSLVEGATTEMDKIRAIGRFTQQVNYVSVQTNLAKGGGYRPHAAEQVFKKLYGDCKDKVNLTRAMLRAVGITSYPVAIYSGDRTHVTQEWPSLGAFNHAISAIRVAPETREPAVLEHPKLGRLLFFDPTDPYVKPGFLPDHEQDSFALVGAPVDGGLVRAPSAPPVAAAHDRFVEAVLTADGAIEGKFTDKRTGEALAGAVGEYRSLGKTDYEKRMERWVGRSVQGATSSGLEVEDSAGQFVVRGRFASPHFAQRPQPRMLIFKAGLLEYDDWRLVSKTRKYPIVVDTDALSETVRVQIPAEFKVDELPSPIHIDSPYGKYEAAWTQEGQAIQFRRTLELPAQTVPSAQYTELKKFLDTISGSANAPVVLVR
- a CDS encoding helix-turn-helix domain-containing protein, whose amino-acid sequence is MLSHQAVTSKPLRELQGWMLRNLREDLTVEKLTGRIGMSPRHFTRVCLRETNMNPGQFVDRMRVEAAQQMIDNSDLGLKEIADRCGFGSADAMRRTFSRVLHVTAGQYKERFRRPLPADGAMS
- a CDS encoding GMC family oxidoreductase produces the protein MITYQPAELVDFVVIGSGAAGGVVAKELSTAGFSVVVLEQGAYVKEKDFTHDELAVNYQHTIANNSKLQPNTFRSSDSETAKVEQRYTYGRLVGGGSVHFTANYWRFHPDDFRERSVFGDVPGSSFADWPVSYDELEPYYTKAEWEIGISGLAGANPFEGPRSKPYPLPPLPVKSSGVLFERAAKKLGLHPFPAPMAVLSQPYRGRGACSHCGWCETFGCEMRAKSSTLASVIPLAEKTGRCEIRSGCYVRRIQSNDAGRVTGAIYYDAQRREVFQRARAVVLSANGVESAKLLLMSPSKRFPHGLANSSGMVGKNFMWDLGAFVSGLFEHPLNEYKSVQVSRVIHDYYAADPKRGFYGGAGIDARFNWFPISFGLDGLPPSGPQWGSEYKKMLGHYFNHTFSTLSHTTSLPVEANRVDLDPTVKDAWGLPVPRLTYQLHPDDRKNLEWARQRQVEILEAAGATQVWSYPVDDIGVSAHLMGTMRMGNDPARSVVNRFNRAHDVPNLFIVDGSSLVTSGRQQPTATIQALAYRAAEAAALAAKQGEI
- a CDS encoding AraC family transcriptional regulator is translated as MGRDAKSLLNEARRILARHCRQDGLAMQVLPGLHLMRFGWKSQPLVSTQFPCMALVLQGAKSVEFGTVHLEYGEGQYLLTSIDVPATSRIVHASRTQPLLAIGVDLDLLELDQLVQRCGDLPRLPPQPGISIFEADCDLLEAVVRLLRLLDTPQHAGPLAPLVRQEILYRLLTGAAGARLLEICRDGSPSNRIASATRWIQQHYAEGFLVADLAHHLGMSPTSLHQHFKAVTGLTPIQYQRRIRLQEARKSLLLESLNIGEASVRAGYESHSQFSKDYRRYFGRLPKDDLAAHSRGAVPLQAYLPETAAQA
- a CDS encoding SDR family oxidoreductase, encoding MSETQLKTNERTALRGSTWFITGIGRGLGRHIALEVLRGGGRVAGTVRSRAHAEELHRQFPGQLWTAELDLSDFAKIPATFQAAAAHFGRIHAVVNNAAYSLLGAAEELELEAINHIIATNMTGSIELARAAVAHMRPLGGGRLLQVSSSAGQAAFAGLSLYCATKWGIEGFIESLAQEVAGFGIQTTLVEPGTIRTDFGSSGVLSPELDAYRDGPVGMMRQMATGGYLAPGDPAKMAKAIVATFEAEAAPPRLALGQDAYGYIKAALLSRLDQLEKYKVVDTDCDPAPDAAVSGQ
- a CDS encoding DUF3857 domain-containing protein, which gives rise to MNGRASVTSLFVFFFSSLLPAADWRPIDSNELAQKTPKVESGADAEAIFWDIKIEDSLQGGDLQLTMNHYIRIKIFTDRGKEKYATVEIEQSGKRRIIDVAGRTIKANGNIIELKKDSIFDRDLAKTKGFKVRGKAFTMPNVEVGDIIEYRYREIRDNEIASHMRLYLQRELPLWSVTYHLKPLSIPWLPYGMRTLPMNCQVPPFKQEPNGFYAVTLSNMPAFRDERYAPPEDQLRAWMLIYYEEDKKIDAEKYWKTVGREDHTRFKQRMKADGLVKRTAAELVTGVEKPEEKIAVIEKFCRTKVRNLDSRTVHLTAAERKAIKVNESPGDTLEQKAGSGMDINLLFAALANAAGFDARITRLSDRGDTFFNMSLPLTYFLNNFSVAVKVNEQWAFFDPSTPYLDHGMLRWQEELGHALISDPKGGFFVDTPYSEPARSLRSRHGDFKLLPDGSLEGTVRYSYTGHAARGQKSYYEDMTPAQQEEDWKKDIQGRLNTAELADFQMRDVADPYKPFVVEHKVTVPAYATRTGKRILLQPAYFQRNANPIFTDTTRKWDIYFNYGWIEDDEINIDLPEGWELDQPVKPISTNIADVGNYSVEVRKTVDGRRLIYHRKFVWGTNKRIIFPVEAYPKMKQIFDFVQEQDGYTIALKAAGDAK
- a CDS encoding HD domain-containing protein; protein product: MSVFNSALAIPDSLLAKEATQTLREHAIDLLFNHSTRVYLFAAEQGRQQKRCFDPELLYVPAAFHDLGLTGKFSSPHERFEVDGANAARQFLSAHKVPEDQIQTAWQAIALHTTPGITHHMRPEIALLYSGAGLEVLGKGFEEFPSDLCHDIVAKYPRKHFKEGFLETYFAGFAHKPEPTYGTVNAAVCQRFIPGFQNPNMCESILESPFPDSK
- a CDS encoding helix-turn-helix domain-containing protein yields the protein MKTRPAGGVRTQMEILEQEIHGSDEARYGHRLHGVLLVARGMSCRQAAALLGDSTRAVRYWVSNFERHGLEGLREGERAGCPPRLSDSQRKMAGQALRAAPATAGVAATRWNGQALSDYLRNKFGVNLGVRQCQRLLPALAGRSKAASTDT